A region from the Takifugu rubripes chromosome 22, fTakRub1.2, whole genome shotgun sequence genome encodes:
- the mppe1 gene encoding metallophosphoesterase 1 — MSGFSIRWMVALLLILLVGGSFFYCEYLIYFPAILKCAWPQGKSAEGRADGTEVRAMVLSDTHLLGAVGGHWFDKLRREWQMERAFQTALWLLKPEIVFILGDIFDEGKWSSQKHWEDDVRRFHRMFRHASDTELVVLVGNHDIGFHYEMDWFKLQRFEKVFNASSTRIVTKKGVNFLLLNSVALHGDGCPICQAVETELIRLSGEMNCSLQSSDGGPAEGCNGSKLYSPSPPIMLQHYPLYRVSDAGCTGLDAAPAEDRHLLFREKYDVLSKEASQRLLWWFKPRLILSGHTHSGCEVLHDNKYPEISVPSFSWRNRNNPSFIMVSVSVDSYALSKCFLPEESTVINVYCLAGACMMLLFLAHCLWMKGLLQCLSLVVLGKHKSL, encoded by the exons ATGTCGGGGTTCAGCATCAGATGGatggtggcgctgctgctgatcctgctggtCGGCGGCTCATTCTTCTACTGCGAGTATCTCATCTATTTCCCCGCCATCCTCAAGTGCGCCTGGCCGCAGGGCAAGAGCGCCGAGGGCCGTGCGGATGGCACGGAGGTCCGCGCAATGGTGCTGTCGGACACCCACCTCCTGGGAGCCGTAGGGGGGCATTGGTTCGACAAGCTGAGGAg agaatgGCAGATGGAGAGAGCCTTCCAGACCGCGCTGTGGCTGCTCAAGCCCGAAATAGTCTTCATCCTCGGGGATATCTTCGATGAAGGCAAGTGGAGCTCCCAGAAG cactgggagGACGACGTGCGGCGTTTCCACAGGATGTTCAGGCACGCCTCTGACACAGAACTGGTTGTACTGGTTGGAAATCACGACATCGGGTTCCATTACGA aaTGGACTGGTTCAAGCTGCAGCGCTTTGAGAAGGTCTTTAACGCCTCATCGACGAGAATCGTCACCAAAAAGGGAGTCAA cttcctcctgttgAACAGCGTGGCCCTGCACGGTGACGGCTGCCCCATCTGCCAGGCGGTGGAGACGGAGCTGATCCGACTGTCCGGAGAGATGAACTGCTCCCTTCAG AGCTCCGACGGGGGTCCGGCCGAGGGCTGCAACGGTTCGAAGCTTTATTCTCCGTCCCCACCCATCATGCTGCAG CACTACCCTCTCTACAGGGTGAGCGATGCCGGCTGCACAGGGCTGGACGCCGCGCCGGCTGAAGACCGCCACCTGCTGTTCAGAGAGAAGTACGACGTGTTGTCAAAGGAGGCCTCGCAGAGG CTGCTGTGGTGGTTTAAGCCCCGCCTCATCCTGAGTGGACACACCCACAGTGGATGCGAGGTTCTCCATGACAACAAGTACCCTGAAATCAGCGTGCCATCCTtcagctggaggaacaggaaCAACCCTAGCTTCATCATG GTGTCGGTGTCGGTGGACAGCTACGCGCTGTCCAAGTGCTTCCTGCCTGAGGAGAGCACGGTGATCAACGTTTACTGCCTGGCCGGGGCGTGCATGATGCTGCTGTTCCTGGCTCACTGTCTGTGGATGAAGGGTCTCCTGCAGTGCCTCAGCCTGGTGGTGCTGGGGAAGCACAAGTCTCTGTGa